The window CATCCCCGCTGCCAAACGCCAACCGCCTCGCTCTGACCATTCTGGACAAGGCCGCCGCGTCCATATCCGACACCTACACGCTGAGAAAATCccccgagctcgtcgagaagctTGTCAGGACCTGGTTGGAGAGTCCACACGTGGGCGTCGGTGACCATGCGGCTGGAGTGATCCATCGCTTGCTGGAGAATGATTTGGaccttgccggcgacggtccTTCCCGGGACTCGGATACCAACGCCGATGTCGGTGCCGCTGGTTTTTGGGACTTGATCACTCAGCAGGAGCCTATTCTCTCCATCATCCGAGATCTCTGCTCCTACGAGTCAGCTTCCCATCGAACAGAGCTGGACGTCACCATCTCTCAGGGTCGCCTGTTGCAACTTCTTccccgcctcgccgtcctcaaCCTTGAAAAGTTGATGCAGTCAGGCTCGCCGCACCTCTTTCCGCTACCCGCTCTGCCAGCAATTTATTCGGATCCGATGATAGGTAAGGGGGGGCTTTTGCCTTGGGCAGCCTTGAACATGATTGACAAATCGGACGAGATTTTGTATCGTAATTTAATCGCCTTCTTTCAGGAGTTTGTGCTCCTCATGCACAAGGCAAGGCGCGAGCAGTCATCAAAGCCTACATCCAGTCCAATGGAAAACGGCTCAGGTGCGGGACGTCAGCAAAGGGACGGGTCCGTGAAATCCCTGATCCAAGCGGCATGTTCAGGAGACAGTTTGCTGCCTCGAGCCTTGCTCGCCGTGCCAGACGACAATCTAGAAGATGACTCTGCCGACTACCAGAATGACCTGAAGGGTTACATTTCTCAGCTACTCAATTAGAAATACTGTCACCAGCAAAGGTAGCTGCATTCTGATGTTTGTCAATCAGCGTGTCATTCATCTTGGACCCCGGATTTCAGCTGTCACTGACTACAGCACTTGTATAATACCTATCACCGGAATATGACCCAAAGGTCATCCCCCTATTATGGACTCGATGAATGAGCACCCTTGTTTCCGTTTTTTTCAAGCAAGTTTATGGGCAAAGAATCAATGCTCAATGGCTCGACATTTTCGTTAGGGCAGAAGAGCGCGAGGCATGGATGCCGGCACCTGGAAACGTGGCAACGACTCCGCCCGCTTCCACCACTTTCTCGGATGTCCAAACTCACGATATCATCCCAAGACTGTCGGAATCATCTCCGAGGTCATTCCGTCCATTACCTTGCTCCCACGAGCAGCGATAGGATCATGGCAACTTGGTGCTGCAGCCAAAGCCGGGCAAGAGACTGGAGGATGAGTGAGGCGGGTTACCCCATGTAGAGGAAGGGGCCTCGAACGCAGGATACTCAAACATGACACCTTCATTGACTGTCACCAAAGCGCACCCCAGATCAACAAACTGAGATTGCAAGCTATCGCAACAATGAAACATGGGGTCGTACAAAACCGACCCCTTTTGTGCAGGACATAAACTTCTTCCGCTGCAACGCCATGATGTACTAGCCATTTGGAGTCGATGAAACATCTTACAACATCCTTCGCGCCGCTGCTTCGTGGTCATTTGCCACCTCCTCCGGGATATCGCCAACAGTGCTTCGTCGTTTCCTTTCTACCGGCTTGGTCATCCCCTCGATCTTCAACCCAACTTCACCAACACGTCGCAGAACGGCCAGAAGCGCGCCCCTTAGGTCCTGGCCGAGCTCCTTCGTCAAGAGCTCAACGGCAAGGGGATAGAATTCGGGGATGTGAGCCTTGAATTCCTCCTCCGGGAAGGTTGAGTAGCCCTCAAGGACATCTACCACCACCGGTCGCCAGGCCATGATATTCCGATGCTGGCTTTCCTCCGCGAGCATCGAATATCCGCTGATAATGTCCTTGCACAGCGGCACCAGTGCCGCCTCGATGTCAGGCCTGCTCCCCAGCCTTTCCGGCGCCGTGTCCGCAAACATCCTGAAAAGAATGGAGACGTAGGTGGCAGCGGATCCACTCTCCTGCTTGAGAAGATTAGGCGGCTGCTTCATGAATCCCTCGCGCCAGAGTCGCATGCGGAGCTCCTTGTCCTCGTTGAAGCGGCGAGCGAACTGGAACGAGCGCTTCAGCAGAGCCATGAGTCGCAGAAGCTCCGTCGAGGGGATGTGAGCGTATACTGTGTCATTGCTGAAGAGCTCGTTGACCGTCTCAATCATGAGCAGCTGCAGCACACAGCGGGAAATGATGCGATTGAAGAATCGTCGACGCGCTGCCGTTACCACgaccggctgctgctggaggtTAGACGATGGCTTGAACTCTTCTAGAGCTTGACCGCCGGGTACGGTTGGTGAATGTAACTCGTCATCCGTCGGCTTTGGTGTGGACTGGTGATTCGCATAGTCGACTTCCGGCAGCACGACGCTGCCTTCTGTGCCGTTGATCTTCAAGGACTTCTCATCCACAGGATGTATgtccgccggcgaggccagAGGTGTGGCAAAGTCGAAGCCATTCGACTTCAGCGACAACGTCGCATTCGCGCCCATGTTCGTTGCGGTAAATAGTTGGTATGCCGTCGTCCGTTCAAATAGTTCGCAGAATGCCCCAACGACCTTGGCCCAATGCTCTGCCGTAAACTTGGTCACGTTCTTGAGGATCAGCTGCTGTAGGCAGTTGCTGCCAATCCGAGATATCGTGTCGTTCTCTTGGCAGATGCAGAGAGCAAGCAGCTCCAGAAATCTGTCCAGCATATACTCGAGGGCATCGAAGTAATGTGTGAAGAGCGTGATCATGTTGCGCAGCGCTTGtatcatcgtcgtcgacaaccaAACCGACAACTCCTCGTGGTTGAGCACATTCGACATTTCGGGTCGTGACCTGAGAACCATGAAAATTGGATACAGTTGTTGCCGCCACAGTATGTCCCAAAAGTCGGGTGTGAAGTCGCCACCGAACTTGATAAGGGTGGCGAAGAAGTATTCCAATGCGTTCGATCGCACTTCGAGGTCCTCGCCCGTCATGAGGACATCATGGAAAGCGAACAGGACAGGGAACCAAAAGCCTTCTTCGACAGAGGTTTTGGTCTGCGATGGCTTCGGGCCGTCCACGGCCTCGTTCTTCGaatccatcgtcgacgctctCCTTTTCGGCAGATTTGACAACGGGCATTCTGGCGTCTTCAACATCGTGGGAATGATTGATTTCAGAAGCTCGAGAGCTGCGAGGCTCTTTTTCTGAAACTTGAGGTTCTTCGAAAACTCGGTCAAGCAGACGATCAAGTCTGTGAAAGCTCCTTGGGAAATAACGACACCAAACTTGGTCTTGTACACAAGGTTCACGTTCTCGTAAGCAAGGCTCACGATGCTCTCGTGCGTCTCTCGTGCGGCAACCGTGAAGACGCCGAACATGGTCCGCCACCCGGAACGGATATTATCCCCCCGAGCTTGAATCATCTGGATGAGGCAGCGCAGAACCAAATCCTTGACGGTGGTGTTGTGAGAGTTGGCCAGTATGTGTTCGAATGGCTTCAAGAAGTCCTTCTGGAACTTGAAACCCGCCAGTTCCTCAATCTCCATGAAACGCATGGAGAGCTGCCGGAGGGAATCCAAGGCGAAGAAAACGATGTTCATGTTGTTGTGGCACCCGACCTGGTTGAAatgctcgccgaggacatCCCAGATGTTGGTCCATTCGAACCTAACACGATTCATGTTGTAGTAACTGATTTCGACAATCTTTTGCAGACTGTAGGTTCGAGGAGAGTCGTTGGAGCCAGAGACCTTGATCTCATCCCAGCTAACTTCCGTGAGCGCTTTGGCGAAGCTAACCATGGCTTCACCAGATAGGTTCGCCGTGTTCGAGAAGATGCGGTCGACGCTGCGGGTGAACTCGTCGGATCGAAACTCTATGGCGACCTCGTTTGAAAAGCCTTTGGGCCCCGTGCCGGCTCTCTGCCGCGGTTTCTGCCGAGATTGTGTGGATGACCTCGACTCGGACGTGTCCGATCGCGGTGGGGGTATGAATCGTGCCTGGGAAACATCAGGAACCGCGCTCTCATCAACGCCGCCTGTAATCAGCTGCAACCGGTCTAGCTGGCTGATGCACATGAGAATGTCCTTCCACGATTCCTGGAGCAGGTTGCCTCCGGTTTGGCCGAGCTCTAGGATGACCTTCAGGGCTTCGATGTTCTTCGCCATCATGTCTTGCGGGTTGTTCAGGTTGGTCGTGTTTCTCAGGGCCGAGATGAAAGCCTCCCTTGGTGTCGACAACTCGAACAAGCAGGCAATATTGGTGGCCAACTTCATCCCTTCGAGACACAACTTATTTACTTCGATGTTGTGTGCCTTCTGCATCTGGCTTGACAGAGCGGAAAAAAAGGACATCCAGGTGACGTCAAACATAGAGCCGACGTGCTTGAAAGATGCCGCCGGAATGAACTTAAGTCCAGCCTTGGTGGCATTGCGATGTTGGCTTTTGAACAGGTTCTTGAACAGTTGCTCGGATCGCAACGAAATCTCCTCCGACTGCTGTACATAGGCTTCGCGCTGCAAATCTCGCCCGACATTCGAAAGCgcctggccgaggccggcggcgatgcccgTAGCTTGAGGGGCCGGTGTaccggctgcggctgcggcctCGCGCTCGCTGGTGAGCACGATCTCATTGCTGGCGATCTCCTCGAATATTCCAATCAGGTACTCGTCTGGGAGGTCGGCATTGTCGTTGATGCCTCGGTTGTTCTTGATGAACTCCTCTTTGCTCATCCTCTTCGCCACCTTGCTGCTGTGTTGATCTGTGTTGAGCATGATGACGGAGTAAGCCAGTACATAGGCCGTGTCTGCGTTGGCAAAGGCATTGGGATTTCCCAAGACATAACGTTCGGCAAACTTCAGCATGAAGCGATCGATCTTTTGGGCTTCTCCAGGAAGTCGAAACGACTGCAGGAACTGCCTGAGGGCGTCAACAAAGCGCTTCCGGGTGAACTCCATGGAGTCGACAAAGGCATGCATGATGTCGATGTTCGTCTGGTCTCCCTCGCCCAGGTACTCGCCAATCTGCGTCTTGTCAAGCTTATCCTCCTTGTGCAGAAAATTTGCTATATCTTGGGGGCTGTCGCTCGGAATGAAACCGTCGCGCAAGAACAGTTTGATGCCTCGATTTGGCTTGAAGTTGAACTGCCTGATGGCATTTATCAGCGCAGTCTTGCGCGCCTTTCCTTTCTCCAGATGATCCGggtcgtcgtccatgacggGCGTCGATGGGGGCATCGGCGTCTCCAAGCGAGAGGCGCTGTCGCTCACCGCAGGGTCAATCGACGGTCGAAGTTCGTCCAAAGAGGGCTtgttgtcgccgtcggcgtttgGCGCCTCGCCGCTGTCGGTTCGCACCGAAGCTGACCAGTTCACAAGAGATCTCAGAGCCTCGACCAGGGCTTCCAACGACAGGCGCTTCATGGCGTATTCTTTGGGAAAGTCTGGTTCGCTCTCCTGCTGAGGCACGATGTGGATGACGGTGAGCGGTGGGGGCAAGATGCCTTTGAGCTGCCACTCGCTGGCTGCCGGCACTCTTGCTCGCTGTTCTTCGTACACCTGCTCGTGGACGGATGTGATTGCCACCGGTGCGGTGGAGAACTTGGAAAGATCCTCGACGATTGTTTGAAAGATGTTGTCCACAGACTGGTCACAGTCATAGTTGAGGTAAATCTCGACCAAGGCCCGCGGGTCAGCACAAAGCCGATTGAGGATGGTGACAAAGACCAGCTTCTGCGAGAGGGGCGCTTGCCGGCGCGAGAGGAGGGCAAGATATATTTCGTTCAAAATCACCTCAATCTCTTTCTATCAGGTGCGTTAGCTTCGGGGCACACGGAGCAAACGACAGGTTCCGAGTACTTGCCTTGAACGACGGTCGCATGTATTTGAGCATGAGCCAGAATATCTCGCAGCAAACGTCAAAGATTTTATCCACGGAGCTGGCGCCATTTCGTGTGATGCTGAGACAGAGGTAGAACTTGATGGCCTGCAGAAACGACGTGGGTTCGTTGCTTTTAGAGCTCTTGATGGTGCAAAGGGGGGAGGTGAAGACGGAAATGTTGTTGTTGAGAACGGTATGGATAAGGTGGAGAGATATCAGCTTCGAGCGCATGGGCTGGCCTCGGAGGTCGTAAAGTTGGTCTGGAGCCAAGACCTTGGTGGACAAGTTGCAGAAAGAACGGAAGACGAGATAGGCATCGCGGATGTAGACCTCATCTTCGGCATCCAGCAGGTCGCTGTCTTCCTCGGTGGACAACTCGGGCATCGATTGGCCAGACACGGGGGTGTCTGCATCAGCCTTATTCGCGGGTGTCACCCTTGAGACCATGGTCGGTCCATCGCCAAGATTAGAATCATCGAAGCTCTTTCGATGCTCAAGATCCTTCAATGTAAGCTTGGCACCATTGGGTTCCGGCTCGGAGGGGGTTGACTCTTCCTGGGGGGTGGCGGAATCGTCTTCGTCGGGGTCGGATGGGTCGCCATTGGCAAGCTCGGAATTGTCAAACGTCACGTTGCCCGAGCTGTGCTTGAGGCCTCCCAGGTTCACTCTCGCTTCTTTCATGAGCAATCTGGTCTTGACTCGTTCGAAGACCGTTCCCACCATCTGGGTCAGCGTGCCTTGGGCTATCTGCTGGTTGGCAGTGCTCCGCGACAGGAGGAAGACGTTGTAGACCTGGCGGACGGCTTTgaggaggccggcgccgtggaCGACAATCTTATCATTCAAGACGGCTGCCAGAAGAGACTTGACGATCTGCAACTGGATCTCGACCGCCGTTGTTTCCCCCTGAAAGCAGTCGCATATGGTATCGATGGCGCGCTCGATGAGCGGCGACGcgggctcggcgccgtccggGCCCTCGGGGGCGTCCGGGgcagcatcgccgtcggtgcTTGGTATGGAAAAGTAGGAATACGATATGAGCTTCCCGATGCAATCGAGGGCTGTGGTCGTGAGCTGCGGGTTGTTGGACTTTGTGGCAAGCTGCAGCGGCGCGAAGAGAACGTCGGGGTCCGGGAGGGTTTCCTGCTCCTTGATGGCATCGAGCGCCTTTTGggccgactcggcgagctgctTGTTCCGCTGGGCGTCTTTCGACGTCGCAATAGCGTCCAGGGAGGACAGCACAAACTTTGGGGAGCTCATCGGGGAGCGCAGGGGAAGCTGCCGGCCATCCGCAGGAGGGTCGATGATTCGGGAGTTTGGTGACGGGGCGACGGTCGTCATCAAGGGGTTGGGCCCGTCAGAGCAAGAGAGAGTCGGGTATCCCGGCCTGCTTGGAGAGATTATGGAGAGGCAGTGGTCTCCAACTGACGGCGTCGGTATCGATGCTCCTTCGGTAAGGGAAAGGGTGCTGCTGCCTTGGGCCGAGAATGGAGTTGGGAGTGTAGGATTGGAAGCGTCGTGAAGCCTTCGACCAGCTGGTACAGGACACACATGGCCAAGGCCAGTAGTGTAAAAGTAcaactgtacttgctgtactaAGTAATAGAGCTAGCTGGTCGGTGtggtgacggcggccacAGTGTGGCTGAGGGAAAAGGGACGTATCCAATTGTTAGTAccgagcactccgtgctcctaaatacttacttacagtactgtaattacttggtatTACAGGCATTGGGTGCATTTTGATCAGGTTgcatagtaagtacttgtcagtacctacttagtatctacttagtacctacttagtacctactcaGTACTAACTGTGGTGCAAGTatggggtacggagtactgcaactGTGGTAGATGTAGCAGCAAGGCGCGGCACAGAGTGGTACCTACGAGGTATGTGGTACCTACGTCGATACATACGCCCAACACCATTGCCGTTCCCAAACGGGTAGTTTATACTTTTGAGCTACTTGAAAATATTCTGGaggtacgtacggagtaagtagtacttgtatcactttgtacctagtaggcaagTACACTCTCTccataagtacttgtaagtactaccAGACACCAAGACGGAAtcacagtactccgtactccgtagtccaAGCTCCCTTCTGGATGGATGATGGTGCCTCAGGCCGGAGAACCAAGCGTCCCGCAACTGCCTGGTTGTCCCAGCGTGCAAACTCAAGTACTATGTTGTGTTCTATCAGGTATTACTAGAGATATCGTGCGTCGACGAGTATAGaacttacatgcaagtacggtgatgtgcatgcacatgtacggagagTACAGTGGACACTTGATGGTACCTGAAGGACCCGCCAAAACGCAAGGCACGCTGTTGCTGGACAGCATGAAAGTCTCAACAAGGCCATCACGAAGATACAGACATGTGCAACGGGAAATGCATCCATAACCGCAGATGATAAATTGAGCTCTGCAACCAGAAAGAAACCCAGTGTGTCTAATGGGAGCGTCTCATGGCGATAAACAGACAAATTTTCCGGTTTGTCGCGGCGATGTCAGGCAAGCCGGCACACGGTAGTCATGCAACACGGTTCCGCGCCTCCAGGCGACATCCGAATGCGGTCTAGGCCGTTTTTCTCCAGCGATGGAGCTCAACGCAAAAACCTGACGGTGTAGCCATCGACCGTCGTTTGCCCCCAAGGAAATTCTGTCGCCTTGCGATCTCCCATCCCGTCGTCAACAACGGTCGCACCATCCAGGACATTTCCCAGTTGCCCCTGCTGCTGCCTACTCCACTTCCAGTCGGTGAGGCCTTCAGCATCTCAGCCTCGCTGCTGTCTCTTCGCCCTTTTCTGAATCGAGTTCCTGAGAGCCATTTTCATCCGACATGCTCAGCGCCGCTCTTCGGAGGCGAGTCCTCGCCCCAACCCACAATGCCCTCCGGACCGGCTTCGCCTCCCACGTCGTGAGGTGTTACGCCTCCTTCCCGGATCATCAGGTCATCAAGATGCCCGCCCTttcgccgacgatgcaggcGGGCAACATCGGGGCCTGGCAGAAGAAGGCGGGCGATTCCATCGCCCCTggcgacgtcctcgtcgagatTGAGACGGACAAGGCCCAGATGGACTTTGAGTTCCAGGAGGAGGGCGTCATTGCCAAGATTCTCAAGGAATCGGGCGAGAAGGATGTTCCAGTCGGTACCGTGAGTCGTCCCCGTCCGGTTCCTGCCATCCTACCCTTCCCTACCCACACTTGAACGGATCGGCTGACGGCGCATCCTTGCACCAGCCTGTCGCCATTCTTGTCGAGGAGGGAACCGACATCTCCGCCTTCGACCAGTTCacgctcgaggacgccggcggtGACGCCAAAGCGGCCCCTCCGAAGCAGGAGGAGAGGTCGGAACCGAAATCCGGCCAGGAGCTGAgcccggcaccggcacccgAGCCCGAGCAGAACACGTCCCAAGGCAGGCTGGAAACGGCGCTCGACCGCGAGCTCAACGTTgcgcccgccgcccggcGACTGGCGCGCGAGAACGGCAtcagcctcggcggcgtcaagggcagcggcggcggcggcaagatcgtcgaggccgacgtccagaagctcgtcggcagccccgccgcctcctcggcgggtGCGACGTTCGAGGACGTGCCCATCAGCGGCATGCGCAAGACCATTGCCAACCGGCTCCAGGAGTCGGTGCAGAAGAACCCGCACTTTTTCGTGACGAGCTCGATATCGGTCGGCAAGCTGCTCAAGCTGCGACAGGCGCTCaacggctcggccgagggccgCTACAAGCTCTCGGTCAACGACTTCCTcatcaaggccatggccgtcgcctccaAGAAGGTGCCTGCCGTCAACTCGAGCTggcgcgacgacgccatccgTCAGttcaacgccgtcgacgtttccgtcgccgtctcgacgcccACCGGCCTCATCACGCCCATCGtcaccggcgtcgaggctcgTGGCCTCGAGTCCATTTCCACAAAGGTCAAGGAGCTCGCCAAGAAGGCGCGGGACGGCAAACTCAAGCCTGAGGAGTACCAGGGCGGcaccatctccatctccaaCATGGGCATGAacaacgccgtcgaccacTTCACGGCCGTCATCAACCCGCCCCAAGCCgccatccttgccgtcggcacgACCAAGAAGGTGGCCGTTCCTTGCGAGAACGAAGACGGCACGGCTGGTGTCGAATGGGACGACCAGATCACGGTGACGGCCAGCTTCGATCacaaggtcgtcgacggtgccgtcggtgccgagtGGCTACGCGAGCTCAAGAAGGTGCTCGAGAACCCTCTGGAGCTGCTCCTCTGAGCGCCCGAGGAAGGGCGAGCAAGCGAATTCGCCCGCCGGGGAGGCGAGAGAAGTCTCCGTCGTGTTGTATACCAAATAGACGGGAGCGCCGAGGGAGGGACGGGGAAGCGGCGATTCGACGGAGTCGGAAGACGGCGGAGGCCCATGCGGGACAAAAGGTTGATCCTTGGTCCTTGCCCGTCGAGGTGCGACGCAAGATGCCTGTGTACAATGCCTATTTAGAAGCGCTGCGTCTCTGGTGGGGAGACGTTGCATGCGCTTGCAGACTGCTTGCTTCACTTGTTGCCCCTCGCCTGCATTACAGAACTTGTTACTTTTGCCCCTCCGGCCCCCACGCCTGCTTCGCCTTGACGGATCTGTGAATGACGGTCCACGGGAAACGCTTCCGGCCACGAGTCACTTCGAAGGGCTTCGGCTCATGAGGAGAGCATCGCAATGCGTCGCATGTATCGAGTGTGATTTCTTCCATCGAAGGTGGGCTGCATTAATCCATGGCCATGAGTTTTCACGCACCCTCGACTCTGCTGTCCAACGGCACTGCCTCTCTGCATCGGACAACTCCCTGCCTCCATCTCTGCCACCggctctgcctctgcctctgcctctgcctctgcctctgcctctgcctctgaCTCTGCCTTTGCCTCTGTCTCTGTCTCTGTCTCTGTcgtctgcctctgcctctgtCTCTGTCGTCTTCCTCTGCCGTCTGCCTCCGCcgtctgcctctgcctctgcgtATACCTTGCCTTCTCGCGACGCGACTTCCCATCCGAGTCCATAGTCGGCTACTATATGCCTACGTGCGGCGTACGTGTGGCATACGGCAGTAGGGAAACGGTTGGACGATGGATGGGAACGGGGAACGGAAGTGAGAACGATGAAAGGAACGGAACGAGGACAGAGAAATGAGCAAAGAGGGATCGGAGGTGGCATAAATCGATATCAATGTCTTCGGCAAATTCTGCTTGCGAGCCAATAAGAGAGGCTGCGGCGGCCTCTCGGTGAATTAAATGGCCGTCCCCTCGAGCACCTGCCGTTGTCGGCCTTTACATCAGGCTGGGATGGAAACCTCAGGACGACATGTCGGTTTCGCCACCTCCCTATGCCAGTAATTTCCTCCCCTGCCGAGTTTTCCGATCATCTCGGTCTTCTCGTTGCATTTGTCcgttcgtcgacgacagcaAGCCGGCGCTTGACCAGTCATGATGCCACAAGAGTCATCTCTGAGCTTCTACCGCGCGGGCGGCATGAAgtgcgagcacgagtacacggatacatgtacatttcaTACCTCGAACCCAGCTGCTGCCAGCCCCTTGCACACCTCATCTGCCTCATCCGCCTCCCAACCCCGGCCGGCACAGCCAGGCCCAGCACGCGAGCAACCGGAGAAGAAGcgaaggcggccggcgcTTGCATGTGAGCAATGCCGAAGACGCAAGATCAAGTGCGACCGCAACTCTCCCTGCGGCCACTGCACGAGGGCCCGCATCGCCAGCTGCACATACGTGCCAACCCATGTGcccgcgacgaggagcaagAGATGTTTGGCGGTCAAAACTTCGGATCCAGCTTCGGCATCCAgtcctgctgccgccggtTCCGGTGCTCATCCGAGTGCGAGGGCGAGCGTGGTGCGAACGCTCCAGGGACCATCTGCAGCCTCCGCCGAGCTCCGTGATGGCCGTCCTCGGAACCCTCTGCCGCATCTTGCCACGGTAGCTGTGAAGGCTCGCGTGCCCACCCAGCTGTCTTCCGGCGGTCCCGTCTCCCGGACAGGCTCTGCATCCGAGTCGTCCAACAACAACGTGGACCAGCTCGTCGCCAGGGTtcacgagctcgaggagaagctTGCCAAGGTCGTTCAGATCAGCGATGGCCAGGGCAGTGCCTTTGGTTCCTCCGCCATCAGCCCTGTCTTCTCTCACAGCGGCACCGTCTCCAAGTCGAGGTATTTTGGCTCGAGCCATTGGATCAGCGTGGCGGATTTGGTAACTttctcctcgctcgcctccGCTCGCGTGGCCGCGTCCGCTAACGAGATCGACGCCAAGCTTCCCACCGAATATACTCTTCTTGGCCTCGAAGAGGCGGGAAAGACGGACTTTTACCATGCGCTCATCCGATGCAAAgcactcggccgccgcatAAAGCAGAACCGGTCTCGTCCActgtcgtcgacggataTTGGCCGGCACCTACCGCCGCGCCATGTTTGCGACGAACTCGTCGGGAATTACCTCCGCACTTTCGAGGGCGTCCTTCGCATCGTCCATGTGCCCAGTTTCAAGGCCGACTACCAGCGGTACTGGCAGAagcccgacgccgccgtcgacggcttcgtcatTCAGATGCAGCTCTGCATGGCCCTCGGCGCCACTCTCCATGACGACCTCTTCACCATGAGGGCAACGTCGCAGCAGTGGATC of the Drechmeria coniospora strain ARSEF 6962 chromosome 01, whole genome shotgun sequence genome contains:
- a CDS encoding guanyl-nucleotide exchange factor, translated to MSSPKFVLSSLDAIATSKDAQRNKQLAESAQKALDAIKEQETLPDPDVLFAPLQLATKSNNPQLTTTALDCIGKLISYSYFSIPSTDGDAAPDAPEGPDGAEPASPLIERAIDTICDCFQGETTAVEIQLQIVKSLLAAVLNDKIVVHGAGLLKAVRQVYNVFLLSRSTANQQIAQGTLTQMVGTVFERVKTRLLMKEARVNLGGLKHSSGNVTFDNSELANGDPSDPDEDDSATPQEESTPSEPEPNGAKLTLKDLEHRKSFDDSNLGDGPTMVSRVTPANKADADTPVSGQSMPELSTEEDSDLLDAEDEVYIRDAYLVFRSFCNLSTKVLAPDQLYDLRGQPMRSKLISLHLIHTVLNNNISVFTSPLCTIKSSKSNEPTSFLQAIKFYLCLSITRNGASSSVDNIFQTIVEDLSKFSTAPVAITSVHEQVYEEQRARVPAASEWQLKGILPPPLTVIHIVPQQESEPDFPKEYAMKRLSLEALVEALRSLVNWSASVRTDSGEAPNADGDNKPSLDELRPSIDPAVSDSASRLETPMPPSTPVMDDDPDHLEKGKARKTALINAIRQFNFKPNRGIKLFLRDGFIPSDSPQDIANFLHKEDKLDKTQIGEYLGEGDQTNIDIMHAFVDSMEFTRKRFVDALRQFLQSFRLPGEAQKIDRFMLKFAERYVLGNPNAFANADTAYVLAYSVIMLNTDQHSSKVAKRMSKEEFIKNNRGINDNADLPDEYLIGIFEEIASNEIVLTSEREAAAAAGTPAPQATGIAAGLGQALSNVGRDLQREAYVQQSEEISLRSEQLFKNLFKSQHRNATKAGLKFIPAASFKHVGSMFDVTWMSFFSALSSQMQKAHNIEVNKLCLEGMKLATNIACLFELSTPREAFISALRNTTNLNNPQDMMAKNIEALKVILELGQTGGNLLQESWKDILMCISQLDRLQLITGGVDESAVPDVSQARFIPPPRSDTSESRSSTQSRQKPRQRAGTGPKGFSNEVAIEFRSDEFTRSVDRIFSNTANLSGEAMVSFAKALTEVSWDEIKVSGSNDSPRTYSLQKIVEISYYNMNRVRFEWTNIWDVLGEHFNQVGCHNNMNIVFFALDSLRQLSMRFMEIEELAGFKFQKDFLKPFEHILANSHNTTVKDLVLRCLIQMIQARGDNIRSGWRTMFGVFTVAARETHESIVSLAYENVNLVYKTKFGVVISQGAFTDLIVCLTEFSKNLKFQKKSLAALELLKSIIPTMLKTPECPLSNLPKRRASTMDSKNEAVDGPKPSQTKTSVEEGFWFPVLFAFHDVLMTGEDLEVRSNALEYFFATLIKFGGDFTPDFWDILWRQQLYPIFMVLRSRPEMSNVLNHEELSVWLSTTMIQALRNMITLFTHYFDALEYMLDRFLELLALCICQENDTISRIGSNCLQQLILKNVTKFTAEHWAKVVGAFCELFERTTAYQLFTATNMGANATLSLKSNGFDFATPLASPADIHPVDEKSLKINGTEGSVVLPEVDYANHQSTPKPTDDELHSPTVPGGQALEEFKPSSNLQQQPVVVTAARRRFFNRIISRCVLQLLMIETVNELFSNDTVYAHIPSTELLRLMALLKRSFQFARRFNEDKELRMRLWREGFMKQPPNLLKQESGSAATYVSILFRMFADTAPERLGSRPDIEAALVPLCKDIISGYSMLAEESQHRNIMAWRPVVVDVLEGYSTFPEEEFKAHIPEFYPLAVELLTKELGQDLRGALLAVLRRVGEVGLKIEGMTKPVERKRRSTVGDIPEEVANDHEAAARRML
- a CDS encoding dihydrolipoamide acetyltransferase component encodes the protein MLSAALRRRVLAPTHNALRTGFASHVVRCYASFPDHQVIKMPALSPTMQAGNIGAWQKKAGDSIAPGDVLVEIETDKAQMDFEFQEEGVIAKILKESGEKDVPVGTPVAILVEEGTDISAFDQFTLEDAGGDAKAAPPKQEERSEPKSGQELSPAPAPEPEQNTSQGRLETALDRELNVAPAARRLARENGISLGGVKGSGGGGKIVEADVQKLVGSPAASSAGATFEDVPISGMRKTIANRLQESVQKNPHFFVTSSISVGKLLKLRQALNGSAEGRYKLSVNDFLIKAMAVASKKVPAVNSSWRDDAIRQFNAVDVSVAVSTPTGLITPIVTGVEARGLESISTKVKELAKKARDGKLKPEEYQGGTISISNMGMNNAVDHFTAVINPPQAAILAVGTTKKVAVPCENEDGTAGVEWDDQITVTASFDHKVVDGAVGAEWLRELKKVLENPLELLL